The window GTCATTCCCGAGGAGCCCGCCCGCAAATTCAACATCAACCGCAACCGATAAAAAACCACGAATATGGCAACGAACGACAACAAGCGGTTATTCCGCTCGCAAGACAGCATCATCGCCGGCGTCTGCGCCGGACTGGCCGAATATTTCGGGCTCGACACCTCGCTGGTCCGCATCGGGACCCTGATCCTGATCCTCTTCGGAGGACTCTCGCTCTGGATCTACATCATCCTCTGGCTGATCGTTCCGAAGGCTCCCAAAAGGTTAAACGCATAGCATCATGGCCGAAGACAACGTAAAAGCGCAGATGCGCAAAGGAATCCTGGAGTACTGCATCCTCGCCATTCTCTCCCGCGAGGATTCGTATGCTCCGAAGATCATCGCCGAACTCAAACAGGCGGAGATGATCGTAGTCGAGGGTACGCTCTACCCGATCCTCACCCGGCAGAAGAACGCCGGACTGCTGACCTACCGCTGGGAAGAGTCGCCGCAAGGTCCGCCCCGCAAGTACTACACGCTCACGGACAAGGGCCGCGAATACCTTGCGACGCTCGACGAGACGTGGGACGAACTCGTCGGGCAAATACGGCTCATCCGCCACGGAAAATAACCCAAGATCAACCCTACTAAAAAACATACGCCATGAAAAAAATCCTGCTGACAGCCGTTCTGATCGGAGCCATGTTCTCCGTAAGCGCCTATGTCGTCTGCGTCGCAGCGCCGCTGCTGGGCAAAAACATCAAGGGCAGCGGCCATATCGTCACGAAAACCCTTCCCGCCCCCGATTTCGACGCCATCGACGCATCGCGCGCCGTGAAGGTCGTCGTCTCGGCCGGGGCGTCGGACATCCGCATCGAGGCCGACGACAACCTGATCGACCTGGTGGTCGCCGAAACCCGCGGCAAGACCCTCGAAGTGACGCTCGACAAAAAGGCGTCCAACATCCAGAACGCCGACATCACGGTAACCATACCGGCCAACGGCGGGAAGATCCGCTCGCTCAAAGCATCGAGCGCCTCGAAAATCACGAGCGATGCGACGCTCCGGGCCGACAGGTTCACGATCGAGGCTTCGAGCGCCGCCAAGATCAAAGCCGCGGTGGAGGCCGCCTCGTGCTCGATAGACGCTTCGAGCGCGTCGAAAATCAGCGCGGAGGTGAAGGCCGCGACCTGCACGGTCAACGCTTCGAGCGCCTCGAAGATCGCGCTCGCCGGCTCGGCCGAGGATTTCACGGCCGATCTCAGTTCGGCGTCGAAACTCGACGCCGAAAAGTTCACCGCCGTCAACGCCTCCGTCAGCACGTCGAGCGCTGCCAAGGCCGACATAGATTGCAGCGGAAAACTCACGGCCAGCGCATCGAGCGGCTCGTCGATCGGCTACACGGGCGGCTGCCGGACCTCGCTGAGCAAATCGAGCGGCGGCAGCGTCCGCAAAAACTAATCCCCGAAGCACCCGACAACCATGAAAGAGGTTAAAAAATGCAGCATATCGGGCGTGGCGTTCACGATGGACACCGACGCCTACGAAGCTCTCGCGGCCTATCTCGACAGCCTGAAAAAGAGCTACAAGGACACGGCCGACGGCGCGGAGATCGTCGCCGACATCGAGGCGCGCATCGCCGAGCTGATCCTCTCGGCGCAGGACAACACCCGCGTCGTGGAGAAGCCACTGATCCTGAACATCATTCAGCAGATGGGCTCCGCCGAGGACATCTCCGACCAGGGCGCCGACCGCGACCTGCACTGCGACACCCCGCGCATCCCCCGCCGCCTCTACCGCGACACGGAGAACGCCAAGCTGGGCGGCGTCTGCGCCGGCATCGGCAAGTATTTCGACATCGACCCCGTGTGGGTGCGGCTCGGGCTGTTCCTGCCGCTGCTGCTCACCTGCTTCGGATGGCTTCCTTTCCTGCACTGGTTCAGCCCGATGTTCGGCAACCTGTTCGGCATCTTCCTGATCTGCTATTTCATCATGTGGTTCGCCGTTCCGGCGCCCCGCACGGCACGCCAGAAGCTCGAAATGAACGGCGAGAGAATCACCGCGCAGTCCATCGGCGATGTCACCTCGGCCGCAGCCTGCGCCGACCCCGACGCCCGGGCCAAACCGATCATCGCCGAGGCGGTCTCGGTCTTCGGCAAGGTGGTGCTGATCCTGCTGAAAATCTTCGCCGGATTCCTCGTCTTCGGACTCATCATGGGCGCCTGCGCGCTGATTATCGGGCTTTTCGCCGTCATCGTCGGCGGAGAGAGCCTCTTCGCCCCCGAAATACTGGGCAATACCGTTTCGATCTGGGTCGCAAGCCTCGGCATACTGGCCGTGCTGATTCCGCTGATCCTGCTGATCTACGTGCTGATGTGCCTGATCGCCTCGCGCAAACCCGGCGGCAAGACCGTCCTGGCCATCTTCCTCGTGTGGCTCGCCACGATCATCGCCGTATCGTGCGTGGCGATCCGCGAGAACGTGGGCGACAAGTTCCGCAAGAAGCGCGACGCCATCGAACAGGTGTTCCGGAGCGAGATCGTCATCGACGGCGACACCACGACGCTGGAACGCCTGCTGGAGGATTACGACGACGAGAGCGTGATCGAAGAGGGCCGCAAGACCCTGCATATCGCCGTGCCTTCGAAGTCGATCGACATCACCGTCGATAAGAACCGGGGAAGCCTGCACGTCAACGCCGACGGCCGGGAGGTATCGGTGCAGGCCGGAGAAAAAGACGGAAAAGCCTCGGTGAGCATCTCCGCGGGGGAGAAAACCGGCTCCGCGGCCGAAGCTGCGGAATAACCGCAGCGCAATTTCAAATAAAAAGTTCTCTTCCGACAGGGCGGCATCCTTTTTGGGCCGCCCCTGTTTTTTGAATTTTTTTTGTATCTTTGGACGGTTTTGTCTTAAAAACAAAGTAAAGTATGGCCGGAATCAAATGTATCGGCATCCTGACCTCGGGCGGCGACGCCCCGGGCATGAACGCCGCAATACGCGCGGTGACGCGCAGCGCGATCTTCAACGGATTCACCGTGAAGGGAATCATGCGCGGATACAAGGGTCTCGTGTTCAACGAGATCGTCGAATTCAAATCGCAAAGCGTCAGCAACATCATCCAGCTGGGCGGCACGATCCTCAAGACGGCGCGCAGCCAGGAGTTCACCACCCCCGAAGGCCGCAAGGCCGCCTACGACAACATGGTCGCCGCAGGCATCGACGCGCTGGTGGTGATCGGCGGCGACGGTTCGCTGACCGGAGCGGGCATCTTCGCCGAGGAGTTCAACGTGCCGATCGTGGGGCTTCCCGGAACGATCGACAACGACCTGGGAGGAACCGATTCGACGATCGGCTACGACACGGCGCTGAACACCATCATGGAGGCGGTGGACAAACTGCGCGACACGGCGTCGAGCCACGAGCGGCTGTTCTTCGTCGAGGTGATGGGCCACACGGCGGGCTACCTGGCGCTCAACAGCGCCATCGCCACGGGCTCCGAGGCGGCGATCATCCCGGAGATGGAGACCGAAGTAGACCAGCTGGCCGAGCTCATCAACCACGGCTTCCGCAAGAGCAAGAACTCGGCGATCGTGATCGTCGCGGAGAACCCCAAGACGGGCGGCGCCACGGCGCTGGCCGAGCGTGTGAAGAAGGAGTTCCCGCAGTACGACGCCCGCGTGACGATTCTGGGACACATCCAGCGCGGCGGCTCGCCGACGGCCGTGGACCGCATCCTCGCCTCGCGCATGGGCGAAGCGGCCATCGAGGCCATTCTCGACGGGCAGCGCAACGTGATGATCGGCACGATGAACGGCAAGATCGTCTACGTGCCCTTCGCCAAGGCCGTCAAGCACGACAAGGGCATCGACCGCGGCGCGCTGGACCTGGTAAAGATACTGTCGATATAGAAACAACACCCCTAACCCGAACAAATGAAACGCGTCATCGGCATCGGCAACGCCCTCACGGACATGCTGGTCAACCTGAAAACCGACTCCGTGCTGGGGAGGTTCAAATTAGCCAAGGGCTCGATGAGCCTCGTGGACACCAAGCTGCAAACCGAAATCTCGAAATCGGTGGCGGGACTCCCCTATTCGCTCTCGCTCGGCGGATCGGCCGGCAACACCATCCGGGCCATGGCGCAGCTGGGATGCAGCGTCGGCTTCATCGGCAAGGTGGGTCCCGATACCACGGGCGATTTCTTCGTGCAGGCGTTGGACAACCTCGGCATCGAGCCGGTCATCTTCCGCGGCAGGGAACGTTCGGGCAAATGCGTGTCACTGATCTCCGCCGACGGCGAGCGCACGATGGTCACCCACCTGGGCGCGGCGCTGGAGCTCTCGGCTCCGGAGATCGAACCGGCGATCTTCGAAGGCTACGACTGCCTCTATGTCGAAGGCTATCTGGTGCAGAACCACGAACTGATCCTCAAAGCCGCCCGCACGGCCAAGGAGTGCGGACTGAAAGTCGCCATCGACCTGGCGAGCTTCAACATCGTCGCCGAAAACCTCGAATTCCTGCGCGGGCTGGTGCGCGACTACGTGGACATCGTCTTCGCCAACGAGGACGAAGCCAAGACCTTCACCTGCGAGGGCGAGCCGCTGAACGCCCTGCAAGCCATTTCGAAGCTGTGCGAACTGGCCGTGGTCAAGATCGGCATCAAGGGGGCGCTCATCAAACAGGGCGACGAGGTCGTGCACGTGGGCATCATGGCCGCGGCCAAGCGCGTGGACACCACCGGAGCCGGGGATTTCTACGCCGCGGGGTTCCTCTCGGGGCTCTGCGATGGGCTTTCGCTCCGCCAGTGCGGCACGATCGGCGCCATCACCGCCGGCAAGGTGATCGAGGTCGTGGGCACGACCTTCGGCGAGGAGGGCTGGAAGGACATCCACCGGCTGGTGAACAAAGTCAAAAACGAAAAGTACCTGTTCTGAATACAAAAAACCGCAGTTTCCGACTGCGGTTTTTCATTTATCCAACTTAATACAGGAAATCGGGAATTACCTTTATATAGAATAAATTAATCAGAAATACCAGCAGAATCGACACCGGAAACAGGATCACATACATACGTACCGGAACCGGCTTCTTACAGAAAAACACGATCAGCGTAACCAAAGCCGCCAACAAAGGGGAAAGCCAGATATACGCATTCGATGCGTACATGATACCGAACAGAAGTTCCATCAACGATGACAATAGGAATCCCACAGCAAAAAAACACAGCAGCACCCAGCCCCAAACCTCCCTCTTCACCGAAGCCAGCACCAAAACAGCCCCGACGATTCCCGACAGCATCCAAATTGCATCCCGAGAGACGTATTGCAAAGGTTTGTAGGCAAACAGATGGAGAATATGTGCATTGTCATAAGCTCGATCGAGCGGACTATAAATAAAAAAGACACACCCTAAGGCGATGAGCACAACTAAAAACAAATCAGTCAATTTCATTTTTCGATCCATCGCCGATTCGAATATTATACGTTCATTTTTTGAATTTTCGTGAACAGCCCCCGGCTGATCCCGCTGCGCATGCGCAGCAGCCAGACCGACCTGCGGGGCGGCATCGTCAGGCACAGCCCGAGCGTCGCGGCCCATTTGGCCAGCTCCAGCGCATAAGTCTTCGGCAGCCGGCGGTGGATCTGCGCCCGGAGGCGCTGGCTGACGCCGACATTGTAGCTCAACCGCCGGAAATAGGCCACGGTGAGCTTCGACGGGGGGATGATGTGCCACATCACGGCGTCCGGCACATACCAGATCGTCTCACCGCCCGCAAGGAGCCGCTCGAAAAAGTCGTTCTCCTCGCCGCCGATCAACTCGCCGTTCACGCGCCCCAGCGAAGGGTCGAATCCCCCGTACCCCGCCAGTCCCGCACGCCGGAAGGCCATGTTGCCGCCCCCCGGAACCCGTCCCGCAGGAAACGGACGCACGTCGGGGCCGAAATCCATCGGATTGGCGATCGGCATCTCAACGTATTTCGACATCCAGTCGGGACGCCCCGTCGGATATTCTGCGATGATGCGCCCGCCGGCCACGACGGCTTCGGGATGCGCATCGAAAAAATCGAGGTAGGCGCGCAGAAATCCCGGATTCACCCGTTCGTCGTCGTCGATGAAGGCCACCAGCGGCGCCTGCGCCTCCCGCAGCCCCCGGTTGCGGGCATACGACACCCCGGGCCCCGGCTCCGAGACGAGCCGCAGACCGATGTCCGGATGCGCCCCGGCGAACTCCTTGAAACGCATCACGGTGTCGTCCGTGGAGTTGTTGTTCACCACCACGCACTCCCACACGTGCGGCGGCAGGTCCTGACGCACGACCGATTCGAGCGCCGCGACAAGCTGCGCGGCACGGTTATGGGTGGGAATGACGAGCGACAACCGAATCATTGTGCGAATATACTGATTTTCCGCAAAAAACCGTATCTTTACACCCGAATTAAACGCGTTACGACTATGTACAAACTGATTCGCAGCCTGCTGCCGGTCGTCGCGGCGCTCCTCACCGCCGCAGCCGGAGCGCAGAACGCCGCCTGGACCGGCACGGCGGAACCCCTCGAGGAGAACGCCTACCGCATCGTGCTCGAAGCGTCGATACCTCAACCCTACCATATGTACGACATGGGACCCTACGAAGACGGTCCCAACGCCACCTCCATCGTCTTCACGCCCGGCGAGGGCGTCACGCTCGAAGGCGGCGTCGAACAGCTCGACACGCCGCACCGCTATTTCGACGAACTGTTCGGCATGGAGATCGGAACCTTCTCCGGCAAGGCCCGCTTCGCCCAGCGGGTGAAGCTCTCCGTGCCGGCATCCTCCGTCAAGGCGCAGATCGAATGGATGCTCTGCGACGACACGAGCTGCATGCCGCCCGACGACACGGAGCTGACCATAGCCATTCCCGCCGGCCCAACGTCCGCGAATACGGCAGCAACGGCGGAGCCCGAGAAAACCCCGGCGGCGGAGATCGCCCCCGCGCAGAAAGATGCCGCGGGCGGAGGTACGCTCTGGGCGCTGATTATCGAGGCGATCCTCTGGGGATTCGCCGCCCTGCTCACCCCCTGCGTCTTCCCGATGGTTCCGATGACCGTCTCGTTCTTTATGAAGAGCGCCGGAAGCCCCGCCGCGGGACGCCTGCGCGCCGGCATGTACGGATTCTTCATCGTAGCCCTCTACACGCTGCCCATCGCGGCGATCATTCTTATCACGCGCATCCTCGGCGGCGACGCCGTGACGGCCGACATCTTCAACTGGCTCGCCACGCACTGGCTGCCGAACATCCTCTTCTTCCTCGTGTTCATGGTCTTCGCGGCGTCGTTCTTCGGGGCGTTCGAGATCACCATGCCCTCGTGGATGGTCAACAAAAGCGACTCCAAAGCCGACTCCAAGGGGCTGGCCGGCATCTTCTTCATGGCCCTGACCCTCGTGCTGGTGTCGTTCTCCTGCACGGGACCCATCGTCGGCTCGGTGCTCATCAAATCCACCGCCGGAGAGTTCTGGACGCCGATCATCACCATGCTGGCATTCTCCCTGGCCTTCGCGCTGCCCTTCACCCTCTTCGCGTTCTTCCCCGCGATGCTCAAAAAACTGCCCAAGAGCGGCGGATGGCTCAACTCGGTGAAAGTCGTGCTGGGATTCATCGAGGTGGCGCTCGGCATGAAATTCCTCTCCGTGGCTGACCAAACCTATCATTGGGGACTGCTCGACCGCGAAATCTACCTCGCCGTGTGGATCGTCACCTTCTCCCTGCTGGGACTCTACCTGCTGGGAAAGATCCGATTCGCCCACGACAGCGACACGCCTTACCTGGGTGTGGGACGCCTCGCGCTGGCCATCGTCACCTTCTCGTTCGTCGTATACCTCATCCCCGGCATGTGGGGAGCCCCCCTCAAAGGACTTTCCGGATACCTCCCGCCGCTCCATACGCAGGACTTCGTCATCGGGCAGGGCGGTCCGGTGTCCACCGGGAACGGAGATGCGCGCATGCTGCTGACCGCCGACGGACGGAAACCCAAGCACAGCGACTTCCTCCATCTGCCGCACGGACTCGAAGGGTTCTTCGATCTCCCGGAGGCCGAAGCCTATGCCGCAAAGGTCGGAAAGCCGCTCTTCATCGACTTCACGGGACACGGATGCGTCAACTGCCGCGAAATGGAGGCCCGCGTATGGTCCGACCCGCAGGTGCTGGAGATTCTGCGCAACGACTATGTGATCGTCGCGCTCTACTCCGACGACAAGAAGGTGCTCCCCGAGAGCGAGTGGGTCACGACCGATTCGGGGAAAGTGTTGAAAAGCCTCGGCAAAATCAATTCCTATTATGCGTTGAAGACCTTCGGGGTCAACGCTCAGCCCTACTACGTCTTGCAGGGGCGCGACGGGAAGCTACTCGTTCCGCCGCGCGGATACGACCTCAGCATCCCCGGATTCGTCGCATTCCTCCGAAGCGGCCTCGAAGCCTACCGCAACGGGCAATAGGCGCTTCGGGCGTATGAAAAAATTCCGCTGCCAGATTCCGGCAGCGGAATTTTTCGTATAGGTCCGGGCCCGAACGGTCTGCCTCGTATCAAACAAAAAGCACAGGTTCTTGGCCTGTGCTTTTACTATGAGGAGGTGGAAATACTAAGATGTAATGGGATAATCATTCTTCGATTGGCAATATTGTTCCAAAATCTTTCCAACCTGCAGTAGTCTTGTAATTACTTAAGCTTTCTTTAGGCACTTTTAAAGCGATATTGTCCACATTATATTGGTGAAATGAATTAGCCTCACAATCATTACCAGAACTATCTACCCATATTTTAGGAGGAATTGACGCCAAACAAATTACCGTATCAATATCTATTATATCATTACTATACATACTATTGCAAGAAAAAGCAAACATTGAAACCTTTTGCGTTGACTTAGGTAAAATAACTTGTGGGAAATCGCATGATTGAGATGGTATATATGTAATGCCTTCCAAAAATTTAATAGTTTTTCTGTTATAGCAATATCTTAGTTTTAGCGACAAATTATAACCACAGCTATCTGCGGTTATAATTAATTCTTCCAAATTTCTGCATCCACTAAATGAAGCGCCATAGGATTTAACATTTTTGAATGAAATGAATTTACGAAGAGTTCGATTTCCCTCAGATGCAGTTGATCCTTGGTTAAACATCTTCGAAACAGAAGAGCCCCCATAATACGTCGCTTCTGACAAATCCACGACCTCTACCGCATGTATATTATCAATTGTCCGAATATCTGCATTATTCATTTCTCCTATAACTTTAATATTAATCAGAGATCGTTTTTGTTCCAATGTAAGTAAAGAATTTAGTGTTCCCGGTTCTTTAACTTCTACGGTAAGTTCACTATCCGATACAAAAGAGAGTTTAATGACCGTTGATTCTGTGTCATTCAAAATAAAGCAAACATAACCATCCTCAATAGATACCCCTTTGAAAAAATTATCTCCATCCGGTCCATTAAGGCTACTATCACCTGTTGCTTTACCAAGTTTTGTCCAAGATAACTCGTTATCATAAGAAATATACCAATACCCATCTGTTATCTTAAATTGAGGAGTAGTGCCGTCTTTTCCATTAGTTCCATCTTCTCCATCTATGCCCGGTTCTCCATTTGTACCATCAGTACCTTCTGCCTTGACTTTCTTTCCATCAACCAAAAGCCAGTCGTTATTGACAGTCCAATAGTAGATGCCATCCGCATCCTTTTTGACGCTGATAACCGGAGTAATAGCATCTTTACCATTCTCTCCATCTTTCCCGTCTTCACCAGCCACTCCATTCTTACCGTGATAGATAGTGATAGTTTTACCGGAAGAAAAAGTTATTAGATAGCCACTTCCATCGGGTAGTGTCGCTACACTTTTAATGGATTCGTTTTTCTGCAAGGCCGTAACAATTTCCTGCAACGAGGAAATATTGGTATTCATCTGTTTGCATAACTCTTCGAGTTTTGTTACCCGATTTTCCAATCCATTGACGCTGTCCCACAATTTGGAATCATCGTAGCTATCACTACAATTTGCTAATGTAATAGCTGATAAAAATATTAATATCTTTTTCATACCTATCTGTTATTCATTGTTATCTATTATTTCACAAATAAAATCTGTTACTGATTTGGTGTGAATATTTACCTCATTGTATATTTGTACTTAGTTAATTAAATTTGAATAGTAAAGACATCAGAGTATGGAATAAGTCCGATCTCTCATTGGTCTTCTAAACCGGGAATTATGTTCTGACCCCATACTCTTTACATCAGAATCCGGATAGTTCGTAAGGTGTTTGAGCCCGCATTCGCAATGAAGGACCAAGATGTAAGCGATGTCGTTAGAACCAAAAAACGAACGGCCATGAGGTACATTGGAATCGACGTGAGCAAGGCTACATTCGTGGTAGCTTACTCCTCCGACAAAGGCGGGGAGATCCGTACTTTTAACAACACGACCGCTGGTATCAGACAGTTTATCGGGACTCTCCCCAAAGATGGCAGTATCCACTGTGTTATGGAGGCGACAGGGAACTACAGTGCCTTGCTGCTGTATATGCTCAATGTCGCCGGAATTACTGTCAGCATGGAGAATCCGCTGAAGGTAAAGAACTTCGCCAAAGCCATGCTCTCTACGATCAAGACCGATAAGAGCGATGCACGACTCATTACCTTGTACGGAGAGAAGATGAACCCGCGTCCTTTCAAGGTCCAGGGAGAGGCCATCCTGCGGCTCCGACAGAAAAGAACCGTCATTCGCCAACTTACTAAGCAGATTACCGCCATGTCGAACCTTCGTGGCTCTCTCGCATGTCTGCCTGTCCCGGACAAAGGTGCAACTCATACCGTAGACGAAACGATCAAGTTCCTTGAAAAGAAGCGTGACAGGCTTCAGTCGGAACTCACGGATCTTGTCGAAGTCGAGTTCAGCCGGCAACTCGCACTCCTGACAACCATCAAAGGTATAGGCATAACGCTCGCCACGGCGCTCATCATCACTACCGGAGGATTCACTTACTTCCAGAATGCCAAGCAGGTGTCCCGCTATCTCGGTATCTGTCCCACTTACGAACAATCCGGAACTTCGGTAAACATCAAAGGGCATATCAACCGAAACGGAGACGCATACACCAGAGGACTTCTCTATATCGCCGCTTGGCCTGCCAGTAGGTTCAATGCCCAATGCAAAGAGACTTATACGAGGCTCAGGCAAAACGGAAAGTCGGGAAAACTCGCTATGATCGCTGTCGCAAATAAACTCGTCAGGCAGGCTTTTGCTGTTGTTGCGCACGATAAAGAATATGTCGACGGATTCGTCTCCAACAGACCTTAGCAGGAACCATTCTCCGATATTATTACTCTTTTTCCGCATTTTTTAATATAGTTCGTAATTCGCTCCATGCTGTTTAGGCGGATTCTCAGTAAGAAATGCTTGATAATTGGGAATCATTTTCAACTCTTCCAATTCTTTGTCCGTTAAGAATGAACCTGTGGATAAAAATTTACGAACAAACCATTTGGCACACTCATTTGCAGATTTCATAACAACAATTTATTTTCCCCCAGCCAACTCCGAATCAAGGGAATTATAAAAAGAAAGTGTGGAGTTGTTCGTTTATCTGACGACAGGCATTTGGCGCAGCCCAAGCACAAATAAACAATACCCCACACCGAATAGTATATATCGAGAATGATATATGCCTATACACGGTGATGAATGTTTGTATTGCCTATCCTTGTGCTTTTCAAAATCGCCAAATTTTGTCGTCAAGGATTAGCGAAACACTTTCACTAAACTATATGTCACCACCCATCAGGATGATGCCACAAAGTTAGAAAATGTTTCTTAAAATACAACGCACTCGCGGGGTATTGCAGATGCAAATTTCAGCTAAAAGTTTCTGAAAATCAAGATTGACCTTATAGAATGTTTATCATAACTTTCGGGGAAATACCGACGATGATATTTATCGAGTTCCACAAGAAAGTCCCGTCGGAATCTGAAATACCGGGATTTCAGATTTTGCCCGGTATTCCAACGAACCCCTAAAAGCCCGGCTTTGATTATCTGCCAAGACCTTCAGCCACGTTACAAGAGGAGCTAAAAAAACAGGGGACCGAACATTGCTGTTCGGCCCCTTTGGTAGCGGGAGGAGGACTCGAACCTCCGACCTTCGGGTTATGAGCCCGACGAGCTGCCAACTGCTCCATCCCGCGATATATTTTTCAGATAAGATCTATCGCTATTGCGTGTGCAAAGATAAGACGAATTTTTCATTCCGCCAAATTAATTTCGGCAAAATCCGCCCGGCAAGCGACCTGTCGCCTATCTGTCAACCGATTACGGCCTCAAATTATTTTATGGCCGAAACCACGATCTCCGCCAGGTCGCGGATTTCGCCCTTCGTGCCGCGCCCGAGGGCCTTCTTG of the Alistipes senegalensis JC50 genome contains:
- a CDS encoding IS110 family transposase, translating into MRYIGIDVSKATFVVAYSSDKGGEIRTFNNTTAGIRQFIGTLPKDGSIHCVMEATGNYSALLLYMLNVAGITVSMENPLKVKNFAKAMLSTIKTDKSDARLITLYGEKMNPRPFKVQGEAILRLRQKRTVIRQLTKQITAMSNLRGSLACLPVPDKGATHTVDETIKFLEKKRDRLQSELTDLVEVEFSRQLALLTTIKGIGITLATALIITTGGFTYFQNAKQVSRYLGICPTYEQSGTSVNIKGHINRNGDAYTRGLLYIAAWPASRFNAQCKETYTRLRQNGKSGKLAMIAVANKLVRQAFAVVAHDKEYVDGFVSNRP